The following proteins are co-located in the Camelus bactrianus isolate YW-2024 breed Bactrian camel chromosome 30, ASM4877302v1, whole genome shotgun sequence genome:
- the LOC105073998 gene encoding uncharacterized protein LOC105073998 has protein sequence METATGTSAEPPTLMDAATTLTKSTTSAEGNATTTVITLSTEITPSTTPADLTTRTTSTEQTAPVPTIEPATTAILTSNKSVTVTSSVDPGTHLTTDPSTELTSTTEAITSTEPENATISTEPSTMTNVTTSSVEIITNAVDSTSLTEAESTTVSTEPTILGDRMTTSAEPQTSTSPQPSTTVPAILELNLNLPPIALSLQPKKPLPIKLNFQIPLNVQIQKQELKLHS, from the coding sequence ATGGAAACAGCCACCGGCACTTCAGCTGAACCACCCACTCTGATGGATGCTGCCACCACTCTGACCAAATCGACCACTTCAGCTGAGGGTAACGCCACCACAACGGTTATAACCTTGTCAACAGAAATTACACCTAGCACGACTCCAGCAGACCTTACAACGAGAACCACTTCAACAGAACAGACAGCTCCTGTGCCCACAATTGAACCTGCCACAACAGCCATCCTGACTTCTAATAAATCTGTAACTGTTACCTCTTCAGTTGATCCTGGAACCCATTTGACTACAGATCCTTCAACCGAACTTACGAGCACAACAGAAGCGATCACTTCTACTGAACCTGAAAATGCAACAATTTCTACTGAACCTTCTACTATGACAAATGTAACAACCTCTTCAGTTGAAATTATAACAAATGCAGTGGATAGCACCTCACTCACCGAAGCTGAAAGCACTACAGTTTCTACTGAACCTACTATACTTGGAGATAGAATGACCACTTCAGCCGAACCTCAAACTTCCACTTCTCCTCAACCCTCCACCACGGTACCAGCTATCCTTGAACTGAACCTGAACCTCCCACCAATTGCATTGAGCCTACAACCAAAAAAGCCACTCCCAATTAAACTGAATTTCCAAATACCACTAAATGTACAGATACAAAAGCAAGAACTAAAACTTCATTCATAA